The Benincasa hispida cultivar B227 chromosome 9, ASM972705v1, whole genome shotgun sequence genome has a segment encoding these proteins:
- the LOC120085305 gene encoding protein SOB FIVE-LIKE 6-like, producing MNDWSSTHYCSGSESGWTMYLDQSYTSDHHFCGSGGDGGVGENYKAKEAKARTEQEDEEEDLSMVSDASSGPPHYIEDNEELFYTNGYSSYAFSASESAINCNKEEIKKGKKGKQNGRNQQHSYLDDTASSPVYGYSKPSKINVAISNKALEENPVDFSQGFSATHFKRKSALRKHLGFYRSEKSAPEE from the exons ATGAATGATTGGTCTTCTACACATTATTGCAGTGGAAGCGAATCAGGTTGGACTATGTACTTAGATCAATCCTATACTTCAGACCATCATTTCTGCGGCAGCGGCGGCGATGGCGGGGTTGGTGAAAATTATAAGGCAAAAGAAGCAAAAGCAAGAACGGAGcaggaggatgaagaagaagatctatCAATGGTGTCTGATGCTTCCTCAGGTCCACCACATTACATTGAGGACAATGAAGAATTGTTTTACACTAATGGGTATTCTTCCTATGCCTTTTCAGCTTCAGAATCAGCAATAAATTGTAATAAGGAGGAGATAAAGAAGGGGAAGAAAGGCAAACAAAATGGGAGAAATCAGCAACATTCTTACCTTGACGACACTGCTAGCTCCCCTGTATACGGCTACAGCAAACCAAGC AAAATCAATGTAGCAATAAGCAACAAAGCTTTGGAGGAGAATCCAGTAGATTTTTCTCAGGGATTCTCCGCAACCCACTTTAAG AGAAAATCTGCATTGAGGAAACATCTTGGTTTTTATCGCTCCGAAAAATCAGCACCGGAAGAATGA